Genomic segment of Populus trichocarpa isolate Nisqually-1 chromosome 12, P.trichocarpa_v4.1, whole genome shotgun sequence:
aaaaatatattattttaatatatttctaaataaaaaatattttaaacagtaatcatataaaaaaacattttttctctgTATGTGCAGTGATAAAgacaaataaacatttttttttctcttttggttagtagcaatttttttcatttttttcaatccttttcaacttaataaataaataaaaagttagttGCACAGGTgtgtctttaattttattttaattatatttttgttgttagcactgtgttttgtctttttaagAAGGGCGTGAACACTTTAATTGCCTACTCAAAAAGTTTTCTAATTATGCCCCTAACTTTTGCGAAATTCTGTGATTTTTAATCCAATTTGCAAGATCTCTATCACATGCAATAGATACAACTAGCAATCTGATGCATGTTTCTCGcgaattagatttttttttcaacgcgGATTtttgaaacatgttttttatataaataattaattataaataaaaagatttatacatgtatttaattaaataaattaaaaattatttatactaataaataaataattttttttaacaatgattaaagactaaactgaaaaaattaaaaaatattttaaatcacgatattttatctcacattataaattatgtacatgattttgtttgataacttaatttattaaaattaatgttttatttaataaaataatagttaaaaaatatatatatgaataccaaaaaagtgagagaaaatcaaataatgttttttaagaagAAGAACGCCTCCTCatgtcaaaaaagaaaatgctgAAATCTTACTAATAAACCAAGCAAGAACCAAAtcttattacattaaaaaacttcataaaaatagttaaaattgaagaagaaaaatagccattaaaagtttttaataagaaaataatattaaaaaaatgagactagaaaaaaaaaaaaaactacaggaCGCAGTCTTGACCTGGATGGTCCAACGTGCCGagacttgaaaaaaaagctCGGACAGATAATTTTTCTTAAGTAAGACCACAGAGGAGAATGCCTCCTCtagtcaaaaaagaaaatgttgacATCTTACGTGTAAAGTAAGcaagaataaaatcatattatattgaaaaacttCTTAAAACAGTTAAAACCGAAGAAGAGAAATTAgcaaataaaagtttttaataaaaaacaatattaatgactaaatttaaaaaaatatataaaaaaacaaaaataaaaaatcaagagcaCGGGCTTGACTTGGGTGGCCTAACACACCTAGATTTAAATCAAACACGAGCAGTtggctttggtttttttttttgaaaaaaattagcaaGTGATGCTTATCACTGCTGGCCAAGTTACAAGCTTTTGAAGGGTTGCCAAAAACCCAGGCCGCACATTTTTTGCAAGACAAACTTGATTTTCAtcttgttttaatataatacatCGTATAAATCTTACTAAACTCATCTATAcctcaaataacaaaaagaacgtgaaaaaaaaacaaattaactttaaagaaaataaaaatttttaatcttaatttattatcatgtgccatgaaaatgacaaataaaacatAAGATCTTATTCATAtcgaatcaatattttttcacgGTTAAAATTAATgtcaaccaagtttttttttttagttgtagcAAAAATTCATTAACTCAACTATTTAGTAAGTGACATAAGGGTAAGAGCTTGATATCAAggagtttgtttttcttgtggtctcaagttcgaaccctatggttgctaatatgatggtcactggaagtttacatggtcattaacttcagggctcgtaaAATTAGTTTAGATACATACAAACTAACTCAAACACtcacatcaataataataaaaaaaatgcattaactCTCTTGGTGGTCCAACATGCATGAACTTAAAAAATACACAAGCACtcacctttagtttttttttgagaaaaaaaaaagcaagtgaTAAGTCGCTAGTGGCCAAGTTCAAAGCAATTGAATGGCTACCAAAAAGCTAGGccacatatttttttgtaaaacaaacttgaaaaacaTCATATGCATCTTACTAAGCTTATCTATGCCTCAAATAACGaaaagatggtaaaaaaaataatcaaaatcaacttaaaaaaaagataattttctaTCTCAAATCTACTATCTGGTGTGATGAAAAGGGCAAATAAAACATGGTTAAAACTCTCATCATTGATTGGACGTtatcaatatcaaaatcaacattttttcACAGCCAATATTGATACGAACcaagcttttttatatatatatagataaaattcATCAACTCTCTTTGCAGgaactaaaaacataaataatataaaattttactcCATAGTTGAatgttcaaaaaattaaaatttaaaaagtaggaTCACCCAAATAAACTTTtcaccttattttttaaattgtcacccattttctgctcttttttttcacttcggttttctttcttcaaaatttGCCCTTTTCTCAATAAATTTGCTTAATATGCTATGCCTATCATTGCACtagaatatataaataattaaatatatcaatgTATATAATCACAGCACAGGTTAATGAAATACATATCTTTTAACATGATTAATTGAGTACCCGGACAATTATATAGTAAGAATTTACATTATCAAGGACAAAATGTTGCCTGATGTGGACCAATATTTTAGGTTTTCGGTGTACTGATAAAAAGACACACGACTTTACAACTTTATATTTACATGACTAAGATCAGAGATTCTCTCGTCatataaattttacattttcattCATCATAGACGTTCCTAGTCTACTACTAATATTTAATGAGCTATGAACCTTCATTTATCaatcataaatattatacaatgcaaatatataataatatacaatactattttttatttaaaaaatacccaCATATATAGATATATCATCCTTTAGTTGAATTTACActtatttatcaagtttttaaaaaatataatttacatcccgagttaataaatttttttaaatttaataaaataatcaaattaaattgaaaaatcaatgaaacaaaacatttcttcttttctcttttcaattgatggtttctatctctttcatacaatatatatatatatatatattctaaacactaatcacaaaatcaaacacaaaatattaGAATGTGAAATTACTGGGTCTATAAAcctacataatttttatttaaataacgaGAACGTTTCACTGACCTGGAAGTTCTTTACTCATAAAAATCCAACAAATGAAGCAGCACATCTCATCCCTCCTCAATTCAGGATGCCCTCAAGACCAATCATAAATGGATGAGAAACTGGTGGGGGAACTCAGCTGACTCACTAGAGTCAGCTGAGCCGGCAACTTCAAGGCGCCGGGCTGGAGGGCACAAAGGGAAAGCGAGTCCCTTTGACCCTTTGTTATGTTGTTATATTTTCCAGAGCGTTAGATCATTTTAGTCTTGGAGTTTCTTCAACAAATCCGTATTTACGCCTTCCATATGAATTCGAAAAATTCATCCAgatattaattgaataattaaattattcacATAAAACCCagcaaataaaatcatttatgaatAATGACATccttgatattattattttttaattggagttttgatgtgttttttttatctcatttctcttatttataaataaaaataaaaaaaacaagaaaagaaaagaaaaacttcaagAGCATACTGAAGCTCTAAGTTTGATACCAtcattatcatgaaaaaataccaacaaaacaaatctaataacattaaaaatattcagcAATAAAGATCTGGGTGGACTACATATATTGTCAAAGGAAAGTGAGCCTCCCGCTTTCTTTATGTAACAAGTGTTGCACATTTGATTCATCATTAGTGATATTTTTTGATGTGGTTAAATTTATCTCGtcgagatttttttatgtcattactAATACCATAATTAAAGTTTCGATATGAGTATGACTCATAAGTATCTttctaataacttttttaagaTATCATAATTTTGAATAACGAGAAACGtgtaaattatgttattttattatttttttaaattatgtttttttgctaatatttttaaaaatatcttatagttaaaaaaatatttttaaaactaactcatcaaaataatttaaaaataaaaaaaataattaatttaaaataaaaaaaattcaaattccttaaaaaaacatgaccaaaccaaataaaatacaaacagCCCTTTAGACGGGCAGACATTCAGGGAAAAGGTTGTAAGAAATCGAATCTCTGCCTGTAGTTTTGacttgtgttaaaaaaaaaacaaaaccgtaCATAACAATGTACGCTGTCCAATTAGGCGCTCTTTCCTAACAAATATGGTGCCAGCTCAGCTGTGGTCTGGTCATCACAGGTCACGTGAATTCAAAATCCCTCCGGTTCCTCTTCTTTGACCGTTCCATGCTCTTGCATTTTCCAGATGCTACATTAGATCCTGAGTTGACCATTTCAATGACTCGCTGggatagattttaaaaatttactttgaTGGGATTGTTGGATTCACTTTTAATTGTGGAAAATCGATTTTTACTCCATTCAACACTGTACTGCGTTGATGATGACAACATTGTCTCAAAAATCCCGTCCAAAATTAATATACTATTCACATccgtttattaattttttaaaatatttttcatttaaaaaatgttaaaataattttatatttttttaaaaaattatttttaatatcaacatattaaaataatttaaaaataaaataaaaaaattatttaataaaaacaccTTTACATTAGAAAAACAAAGGGTAGCTTGACCATGTGGTAATCAGTGTAAATTGTGTTTAgcatgtaaaattataaaaaaataatgttttttcataaaatatacaAGAAATTTAAACCATTTagccaataaaataaattataacgaAGGTTGAGTATCTTGAAAATTGTGTaaagagatattttttaatttctattttattttttattttttcgacCTCTTTAAAATTGGCAGTATCATGGTGTGGATTTTCTGGTAAGATGGCAAGTAAGTTGACCAGTGAAAAATTGATGGCCTGAAGGAATATAATAAACTAATATTATGTGCGTGAGAAAAATGTTAGACCTcctattaaattaagaaaataattttatcacattATTATGAAGGGTTGACctggcttttaaaaaaataatgtttatataaAGAAACGATTCCAATCCTgtgaataaatgaaataaaataaaagctaataGCTCATGTAAATTATAATAAGCAAATATTATATAGACAATAGAAAAGTTCAAAAAgccattttatttataatgctttaaaataattctttaatattaacatattaaaacaataaaaaaaaattaaaaaacatcatatcaaaaccataaaaaatttatatatttttattttttaatatattttttaataaaatcatttttatatataatcatgttaccATTAGAATTGATTAGCAGAATGTCTAAATGAATTTTAGAGTTATTTGAAATTACGTTTGTAAttagatatgttttaaaaatatattaaatattaaattaatattttttattatttttaaaaatatttatcatattgatactaaaaataaaataaataatttttttaataaatttttaataaaaattatttaaaaaaaaacagccttCATCGCAGTACCAAATACACTTGTCTTAGGCTCCTGCCTCAGACAGCCACCCCCTTTGACAGCAACTCGCTttggactctttttttttttttttttttctctatctaaACTAAAGTATAATAAGCCAAACCAATAAGAGAGAGAGTAAACGCTTCAAAGATGGGACCTATACACATTTTCCAGGAAACTTCCTCCTTTCCTCAATCACATGAATGATTTCAGAAAAAGCAAGTCTTTTTATCGTCCTTTGATAATAGCTGACAAAAcccagtttttgtttttcatcgaTCACTTTGATTTCATGCTCTTCACTGGTATgtctcttcctttctctcttaaGACCCCTTCCTTTATTCTTTATAAATCCTGTCTTTCTCTTACAAGTACTATGTATCTGCTTCTGTTTGTTGAGTTTCAGTTTATTTTCCTCTGGGGTGTTTTAGTTCTGCTTATCTTAGTTCCCCCCCCCCCTTCTGctgatgttttctttttgctACAAATTCTGATCACTGTTAGGTATCTGTTTGATACTGAAAAATCTTTTTTCCCGAAACGTAActttctcaaaagaaaaaaaaaccttcattgTATGCACCTGTCTATTGCTTGTCAAGATATTATTATTGGAAGGATGCCAGTGTCATATCTGCATTTGTGTGTCTTTTGGAATATCTCTAAAGGTGTAACCCTTATGTAATTCTAAATTTTCAAGTCTTTGATTAACTACACCATTTCCTTGAGTCTATAAAAATTCAGCAAATCTGTGAGGATAATGTTTCTGAATTTGTTTTATCCAGTGTTACATAACCCATTTTGTGTCTTAACACTCGTTTAGGCATTAGAGTTATtgtttctatcattttttagttaatatattCATGACCTAGGTAGGGTTGCATTTGCTGGAGCAGGGTTGAAACAGGACTGCATTAATAcgagttcttttaattttgtactACTCTATTGTTCTTTCTTGCAGAGGTTGGCATTTGAGTACTGTAGTGTGCAGTGTGTGAAGAAGTTTCTtggatttaatttattgatcaaAGGTTGAATTTTTCATTGTGGACTGCGACTTAAATAAGACAGTCATGAATCATCCACAAGAGAAGTTTGTGAGGTTGGTTCTTTTCTACACTACAGATGTTTGTTAACTTTAGTGTATTATAGCGTTTTTATGCTGGAGTTGAAGGAACAATTGCAATATTTCACAAGTACATTTCTTACATACGCAAGCAAAagagaaatattttgtttacttGGAAAGAGTACTAATTCCTTGCTTTTAAGAGTGAAGTTCTGTATCACTGTTCCATCATACATGTCTTCGTAGAAATTATGGCCTAATATTAGCTTACCGAGTTTTGTTGTTATATTGGCACCAACATTGAAATCGCCACTTATCATAGATCTTATAATAGGAATGGACTGTTCTGTAATTTGTTACTAGCAACTTTTAACTGCCCATGTCACTACCTGTTTCCTTTCTCCCCAACCATCTTTCATCGCTATTGTTATTTCACATCTAATAGTTTGCATCCAGGTGTGATCTTTAAATGTTATATGATTTCATTGACACAATTTATGCTTCTTGTGGTTGCTGATTGCATATAGGATGTTCCAATTTAAGTAGATGGTTTAGAGTGAGGGTAACCCATTATGTTGGTGGTGTGTTGTTCAGGTTTCAAGATTGGAAGTCAGAGAAAAGTACTGAAGGGAATTATTCTGCAAGTAATGTTATGTATCCAGGAAAAATTAGAACCACAATAAGCTCAGTTTCTGAGAAGTTTCAAAGAGGATTGGAATCTGGCTCTTCAAGCTTTAACAAGAttagaaaatcattaaaatcatATTCATTCAACAGTGAGGTTGCTTCGAGAAAGAAAATTCTTGACCCACAAGGGCATTTCCTTCAAAAGTGGAACAAGATATTCGTACTGTCATGCTTGATTGCTGTTTCACTGGATCCTTTGTTTTTCTATGTCCCTGTGATTGATGATGGTAAGAAGTGTCTTTCTTTGGACCGCACGATGGAGATTACAGCAAGTGTTTTGCGTTCTTTCACGGATATCTTTTATATACTACATATTATCTTTCAATTTCGCACTGGATTCATTGCTCCCTCATCCCGGGTATTTGGAAGAGGTGTTTTGGTCGAGGATACTTGGGCAATAGCTAAGAGATATCTGTCATCATATTTCTTAATTGACATTCTCGCAGTTCTTCCACTCCCGCAGGtaaaataaacttctttgcccTGCCTATACACTCTTTGTGGCATACTTGTCAGATGGTACTTACAAAGAGGACTATATTTCATTTGGCCTCAATCTCATTTTTCCTAAGGTGACTTTGGAAGAACTTGTTTCCTGTTTATGACATCATTTTTGGACCCTGAACTGTGAATCGGGATTATTTGAGATTGTTATATGATATATCTGTGGGGAAATCTATGGAAATTCAACATCCAATTATTGAAGTTCTTGTATATCCTTTTAATCAATCGCGTGCTAGTTGTACTGTGAGACACACACGCGCACTATCCATGTGGCAGAAACCAGGAGGATAGCTTTATTGCCCCAAACTAAACACATAATTTGGCATTTTATGAAAGCAAGCTGTTTGAAGAGCAAAAGTTTCAAGATTATTGCACTTGGGAAACTTTTACATGTCAAAATGTTGGCTTAGTCGACATTGCTATTTGTAGAGTTTGATGTTATTTGTGGGCTTCTAACTTGCTGCTCAATGTCCAGGTGGTGATTTTAATTATCATTCGAAAAATGGCCGGCTCAAGAAACTTGAATACAAAGAACTTGTTAAAATTTGTTGTCATCTTCCAGTATGTTCCAAGGTTTATGCGAATTTATCCATTATATAAGGAAGTTACAACTTCTGGCATCCTTACAGAAACTGCATGGGCTGGAGCTGCATTTAATCTTTTTCTGTATATGCTTGCGAGTCATGTGAGTTTGATTTACTCAACTGGTATccattttattgtaaaatagaTGAGAGAAATTTACATGCATGCACCACTTGTATTTTTTCTGTTTCATAAACTATCCATACTGTAGTTTTTATTGAGATCAACTGAAGATGAGTTGTTAAATAAACTCTAATTACCAAACAACTACAATACTAATAAAAGTTTCAAGGGAATGCATTGTAAACTTAGGTGGCATCAAAAGGATGATCAACTATGTGTACTGCTATATATAATGATATTCACTTTTCATTATACAATTATTTCAGTAACTCTGCAATTTTTCCATTTGTTTACTTGGACAATTCATTAGCTTGTCCTTTAATTTGACATGCAAACTGCATTCATGTTTTAtacattttaatgttttatatgatCTTGACCTGTGCtcatatcatctttttttttctctttttattggcATGGATTTGGTGCTTGACTCACTCTATTGAACAAGTAATGATAGTTGGGTTGATGGATAATAGAAGACGAAAATGAAAGTGGTCGTAacatttcataattgttttttagcttTCGTCATTGTCTTTCATGAATTGATTTCTTACTAAAATTTGGTTAAATTCCGCATGCTGTATTAtgccaatttatttattttgagtccgAACAATTAGTTGTAATTGGAAGTGAATCTTCTGGCCTGAGCATAATTTTTGGAGTACTAATTGGTTTAGCTCAAATTTTAGGTACTTGGAGCCTTTTGGTATTTGTTTTCAATAGAACGAGAAACAAATTGTTGGAGACAAGCCTGTGGGAAACATGCTGGATGCAGCCGTGAACTTTTGTTTTGTGACACAGCTGGTAGTGTTGGAAATCTCTCATTTCTGGATAATTATTGCCCGATAATAACCCCAAATGAAACAGTCTTCAATTTTGGAATATTCCTTGATGCCCTTCAGTCTGGTGTTGTTTCGTCGTCCATGGATTTTCCACAGAAGTTCTTTTACTGTTTTTGGTGGGGCCTGCAAAACCTGaggtatgtatatgtatatgctTTCTTCATGAAGATGTCTTGCTTTATTCAATTGGGTGTGTGGTGTTTGTGCTACATCATTCAGTGCCCTTAGTCGCTGTCTTACACTTGAAGTGATCCCTGGTGGAGGGGACATGGTGGGATTTATGCCAGGGGCATGGGACATTTCTGTTGTCATTTAACTTGTTCTCACATTTGATGTAGTGTGGGAAGAGGGAAGCAGTAGAAAACAGAAATTGCAGCAGAATAATGGTTAAAACTAGGATAAAAATTGAAGTTGGAACAAGATAATAGAATTTAGGGTTCATAAGAAACCTCTAGAAGCTGAATAGATTGATAGAATAACAAAGAACTACGTTTTAGAATCCTAgaagtttatttatatttgtttaagctccatatccttgtaggaaaatgaTTCCTAGTCTTAGTCTCCGAGAAAAACTACATGGCCTACAAaggaaatactttaaaaactcACATTCTAATCGCATGACCCTAGATTAATTAAGTAAtcctaatgtcaaaaatataataaaataaattctgaaTGAAGCTCTTGCATCATTCTATCCGGGCATGAAGAAACTCGTCCTCAAGTTGAAATCATTATTGCCTCAATCTCGTGTCCAATCAAGAGTTGCCAACCTTTTTCCTTTGGCATTTCAAGTacatatcaaaactaaataGTTGTTTCCTTTAACATATGGTAACACTAGCACAACAAACTTGACCTTGTAATTTATTCCTCACCCGTTGTTGTCTTGGGCAGCACAACCTTTCATTGTCAACATACACAACCAACATATAATCTTTGCAAAAGCTTAGATTTGAGGTTCTATCAAGCACACAGTCAAAAGGGATCACCATATCATAGACCAATGTATTCCTTTTGTTGAATTGCTactatgatattcttttctaacTTGACTTTACTTTGGGCTTTTCAATGAGGGCATCCTATGGATCATTACTTTCATTGTTGCTACCATAACTAacatcataatcatcatcaaaataaacatcataaCTAACCTGGTAATTTGTAGTTGCAAACCCTAGAATGTTCTTATAGAAATATTGTGGTTTATGTTCTGCATAGGTCTTGGCTTTATTGATGAAGCTTAActctcaacaaatttaattttaaaggatgacatcttggaaaaaaaattaataaaaaaacttacaaaagaaaaaaaaagcaacaaaaataatggagataaaatttgatagaaaaaagcccaaggatgatgaaatttgaaaaacacaattaaaaaaaatgatcacaaacaaaataaataacaattaaaagaaagaagatcaaatttcaaagattaaaaaataataggtgGGTGACATTAAGattcttttgtaatttgatagattattcacagattaaaaaatagtaggggtggaattgaaaaaaaatgtaattttatagcttattataaaataaaaaaattgtaataaaaaggaTATGAACCAAAtgtaaaggaaaaggaaattgaaGGGGTTGCTCTAAAATTTTGTAAGGGCGGTGCAAATTTCGAGGTagggagagaaggaaaaaaaagaaaaggtttccaGCGCTAAACCAGCGGCGCTTCGGATACATGCGTCGAGCCACCATGTGGAGGGCACCGAGATCTTCCAAATGCCGCTTCGGAAGGCGGCATTTGGTGACCAGACAACTTCACACGCAcctacaagttttttttaaataatattta
This window contains:
- the LOC7489824 gene encoding cyclic nucleotide-gated ion channel 1 isoform X1: MNHPQEKFVRFQDWKSEKSTEGNYSASNVMYPGKIRTTISSVSEKFQRGLESGSSSFNKIRKSLKSYSFNSEVASRKKILDPQGHFLQKWNKIFVLSCLIAVSLDPLFFYVPVIDDGKKCLSLDRTMEITASVLRSFTDIFYILHIIFQFRTGFIAPSSRVFGRGVLVEDTWAIAKRYLSSYFLIDILAVLPLPQVVILIIIRKMAGSRNLNTKNLLKFVVIFQYVPRFMRIYPLYKEVTTSGILTETAWAGAAFNLFLYMLASHVLGAFWYLFSIERETNCWRQACGKHAGCSRELLFCDTAGSVGNLSFLDNYCPIITPNETVFNFGIFLDALQSGVVSSSMDFPQKFFYCFWWGLQNLSSLGQNLKTSTYVWEICFAVFISISGLVLFSFLIGNMQTYLQSTTTRLEEMRIKRRDAEQWMSHRLLPDSIRERIRRYEQYRWQETRGVDEEMLVHNLPKDLRRDIKRHLCLALLMRVPMFEKMDEQLLDALCDRLKPVLYTEESYIVREGDPVDEMLFVMRGKLLTITTNGGRTGFFNSEYLKAGDFCGEELLTWALDPQSSSNLPISTRTVRTITEVEAFALMADDLKFVASQFRRLHSKQLRHTFRFYSQQWRTWAACFIQAAWRRYSKKKLEESLRQEENRLQDALAKANESSPSLGATIYASRFAANILRALRRGGNRKARVPDRVPPMLLQKPAEPDFTSEE